In Gimesia benthica, a single window of DNA contains:
- a CDS encoding M50 family metallopeptidase has product MSRSNPLHWSFPIGSWFLTQVRVSIFLPVVLLVFWSHYSLGLGFALFGVLFISVFLHEMGHVVACRMMGGEADQIMLWPLGGLVPCSPARTDASRIFTVLGGPLVNLLLCAITLPAVIWSGQMSESLNPIKLPTVDLSNNLGQAMLLMVFSINWLLLLVNLIPVLPLDGGKVLQIILSRRFDETVLHMVMLNVSFLVGGLGMVIGLCTHTVWVVFFGALLLMLNLLEFAAGHREEAFDDSIFGYDFSQGYTSLERSSPEPSEQKVGFFQKWREKRKLQKRMREREKERDAEKQLDLLLNKVHEFGLESLTPKERQQLNQVSARYRKSNSDP; this is encoded by the coding sequence ATGAGTCGATCGAATCCTTTGCACTGGTCATTTCCCATTGGATCCTGGTTTTTGACTCAGGTGCGTGTCAGCATTTTTCTGCCGGTCGTCCTGCTCGTCTTCTGGTCACATTACTCTCTAGGACTGGGATTTGCTTTATTCGGCGTTCTGTTCATCAGCGTATTCCTGCATGAAATGGGGCACGTGGTCGCCTGTCGGATGATGGGAGGCGAAGCCGATCAGATCATGCTCTGGCCTCTGGGAGGCCTGGTACCCTGCAGCCCTGCCCGTACCGATGCCTCACGCATCTTCACCGTTCTGGGTGGGCCGCTGGTGAATCTGCTGTTATGTGCGATTACGCTGCCGGCTGTAATCTGGTCCGGACAGATGTCGGAATCGCTCAACCCGATCAAGCTTCCGACTGTCGATCTGAGCAATAATCTGGGGCAGGCAATGCTTTTGATGGTGTTCAGCATCAACTGGCTCCTGCTGCTGGTAAACCTGATTCCGGTACTTCCCCTGGATGGTGGTAAAGTGCTGCAGATCATCCTCTCCCGCCGCTTTGATGAAACTGTGCTGCATATGGTGATGCTGAACGTCAGTTTTCTGGTCGGGGGGCTGGGAATGGTGATCGGCCTCTGCACCCATACCGTCTGGGTGGTCTTTTTCGGAGCGTTGCTGTTAATGCTGAACCTGCTGGAATTTGCTGCCGGCCATCGCGAGGAAGCCTTCGACGATTCCATTTTCGGCTACGATTTCTCACAAGGCTATACCAGCCTGGAACGTTCGAGTCCGGAACCTTCAGAACAGAAAGTTGGTTTCTTCCAGAAGTGGCGTGAGAAACGAAAACTGCAGAAACGGATGCGGGAACGCGAAAAAGAACGGGATGCAGAAAAGCAACTCGATCTCCTGCTGAATAAGGTTCATGAATTCGGTCTGGAATCCTTAACCCCCAAGGAGCGTCAGCAGTTAAATCAGGTGAGTGCCCGCTATCGCAAGAGCAATTCCGACCCATAG
- a CDS encoding GAF domain-containing protein: protein MDLQVEQVVTQLEQELREQNSVSGVLDLLLAQLKGRAAGLWRCADGNLLQVGFRAVPEMDLQVQQDFAALTKEVSLENKGLGIVKAVLDRRPAIGTLSSTESGLPGSSEWLVKFGAQQSYAIPVIEDGEVTGVLAISTDCIHQAGDAEWEIQTQIANRIGEKKLLGML from the coding sequence ATGGATTTACAGGTCGAGCAGGTTGTCACTCAGCTGGAACAGGAATTACGTGAACAGAATTCTGTTTCCGGTGTGCTGGATCTGCTGCTGGCCCAGCTGAAGGGGCGGGCCGCTGGTCTCTGGCGGTGTGCCGACGGGAATCTGTTGCAGGTAGGCTTTCGTGCAGTACCGGAAATGGATCTGCAGGTGCAACAGGATTTTGCCGCTCTGACGAAAGAAGTTTCACTGGAAAATAAAGGGTTAGGCATCGTCAAGGCGGTGCTGGATCGTCGGCCTGCGATTGGAACTCTGAGTAGCACAGAGTCAGGATTGCCAGGGTCTTCTGAGTGGCTGGTGAAGTTTGGTGCACAGCAATCCTATGCGATACCCGTCATCGAGGACGGTGAGGTCACCGGAGTTCTGGCAATTTCCACAGACTGTATTCATCAGGCAGGCGATGCCGAGTGGGAAATTCAGACTCAGATTGCGAACCGAATCGGTGAGAAAAAACTTTTGGGGATGCTTTGA
- a CDS encoding response regulator: MLQASEKSNARILVIDDDPLFRNLMVSFLRREYFVSVASDGSEGFYKALEYPPDIAIVDVQMPVWDGLQTLKAFRSHPTLCKTKIIMLTSDASKGTVVAAIQGGANDYIIKTSFSKTELLDKVRKFAQPGSGNVANTPNSARRQNSVTTVVSSTPQPHPAEKSAGRASIEDQLSDLSLDKSEEEMLEEIMEEWE; encoded by the coding sequence ATGCTACAGGCATCAGAAAAGTCAAACGCACGAATTTTAGTCATAGATGACGACCCGCTCTTTCGTAATCTGATGGTTTCATTTTTACGGAGAGAGTATTTTGTATCCGTGGCCAGTGATGGCTCGGAAGGTTTTTATAAAGCACTCGAGTATCCACCGGACATTGCCATTGTCGATGTGCAGATGCCGGTCTGGGATGGTTTGCAGACTTTGAAAGCATTCCGGTCACATCCTACCCTCTGCAAGACAAAAATCATCATGCTGACCTCGGATGCCAGCAAGGGGACAGTTGTCGCTGCAATTCAGGGTGGTGCGAACGACTACATCATTAAAACCAGCTTCTCCAAAACTGAGCTGCTGGATAAGGTCAGGAAATTCGCTCAGCCGGGATCCGGAAATGTGGCCAATACTCCGAATTCAGCACGCCGTCAGAACTCGGTCACTACTGTCGTGAGTAGTACTCCGCAACCTCACCCTGCAGAAAAGAGTGCTGGTCGTGCTTCCATTGAAGATCAACTGAGTGATCTTTCACTCGACAAGTCAGAGGAAGAGATGCTGGAAGAGATTATGGAAGAATGGGAGTAA
- a CDS encoding adenylate/guanylate cyclase domain-containing protein — translation MLELLIYGAHSRDSSRIGLEPGQELVLGRASTADISVPWDDRISRRHARLQVQSKQVHVSKIEEAENEIFLSGSGQTEFQLEPGNSFVIGSTTFQLVDSVSSFTSPRESPLEEVTFKPHELLKVKYRDADQRIDVLAHLPELILDARNDADLFHRLVTMLLSGVKHADAVAVVRLNEDDRVEVPFWERRRQAQGGFHPSGRLVKEAVKKSGRSVLHVWATREEKPEQDDYTAVAEFDWAFCTPIEDGPAGKWGLYVAGELDHPYQAGGGRSGLDLQADVKFTELVAAIVKSVRRLNQLERQQAGLRQFFAPPILSALGDNLNTEILEPRECDVTVLFCDLRGFSQHAEDSSGDLIGLLGRVSQALGIMTAHILDFGGVTGDFQGDAALGFWGWPFSSDMAPLDACRAALAIRQAFEQIRQQPEHPLSDFRMGIGIAHGRAVAGKIGTSDQVKVTVFGPVVNLASRLEGLTKHLRVPVVLDEATAQIVRSKLDRREGRVRKLAQILPYGMEKSVLVSELLPPESQAETLTEEEVACYERAVDCFITGDWEEAFRLLHAIPASDRAQDFLSLQIARSNRVAPADWDGTIRFDSK, via the coding sequence TTGTTGGAACTTTTGATCTATGGAGCCCATTCCCGGGATTCCAGTCGCATCGGACTGGAACCGGGACAGGAACTGGTATTAGGGCGTGCTTCCACTGCCGACATTTCGGTTCCCTGGGATGACCGCATTTCGCGACGGCATGCCCGCTTGCAGGTGCAGTCCAAACAGGTGCACGTCAGTAAGATTGAGGAAGCAGAAAATGAAATCTTCCTATCGGGTTCCGGGCAGACCGAGTTTCAGCTGGAACCAGGTAACTCGTTTGTCATCGGCTCTACGACATTCCAGCTGGTTGACTCTGTTTCCAGTTTTACTTCGCCGCGTGAATCCCCGTTGGAAGAAGTGACCTTCAAGCCACATGAACTTCTAAAAGTAAAGTATCGAGATGCCGATCAGAGAATCGACGTACTCGCTCATCTGCCAGAACTGATTTTAGATGCTCGGAATGATGCAGACCTGTTTCATCGTCTGGTGACGATGCTGCTGTCCGGCGTCAAGCATGCTGACGCGGTGGCTGTCGTGCGGCTCAATGAGGATGACCGGGTCGAAGTTCCCTTCTGGGAGCGTCGACGCCAGGCCCAGGGGGGCTTTCATCCGAGTGGACGTCTGGTGAAAGAGGCTGTTAAAAAGAGCGGGCGCTCGGTGCTTCACGTCTGGGCGACACGTGAAGAAAAACCGGAGCAGGATGATTATACAGCAGTAGCTGAGTTTGACTGGGCATTCTGTACGCCGATTGAAGATGGTCCCGCGGGAAAATGGGGACTGTATGTTGCGGGGGAACTGGACCATCCTTATCAGGCAGGTGGTGGCAGGAGCGGTCTCGATCTCCAGGCGGATGTAAAATTCACCGAACTGGTTGCGGCGATCGTGAAGTCGGTCCGTCGCTTGAATCAGCTGGAACGTCAACAGGCCGGTCTGCGACAGTTCTTTGCTCCTCCGATCCTGTCTGCTTTGGGAGATAATCTGAATACGGAGATTCTGGAGCCCCGCGAATGTGACGTGACAGTGCTGTTTTGTGACTTACGAGGATTCAGTCAGCACGCAGAAGATTCTTCTGGCGACCTGATCGGTCTCTTGGGGCGTGTCAGTCAGGCGCTGGGAATTATGACAGCGCATATTCTGGACTTTGGCGGGGTGACAGGAGATTTTCAGGGAGATGCAGCCCTGGGGTTCTGGGGCTGGCCCTTCTCTTCTGATATGGCGCCTCTGGATGCCTGCCGGGCTGCCCTGGCAATTCGTCAGGCCTTTGAACAGATCCGTCAGCAACCCGAACATCCGCTGTCTGATTTTCGAATGGGGATTGGAATTGCCCATGGTCGGGCAGTCGCGGGTAAAATCGGCACCAGCGACCAGGTTAAGGTGACTGTGTTTGGTCCGGTGGTCAATCTGGCCAGCCGACTGGAAGGTTTAACCAAGCACCTCCGCGTTCCGGTTGTGCTGGATGAGGCGACGGCGCAGATCGTGCGGAGTAAACTGGATCGACGGGAAGGTCGCGTTCGCAAACTTGCTCAGATCCTGCCCTATGGTATGGAGAAGTCGGTGCTGGTCAGCGAGCTATTGCCTCCCGAATCGCAGGCGGAAACCCTGACAGAAGAGGAAGTTGCCTGCTACGAACGGGCTGTGGACTGCTTTATCACAGGCGACTGGGAAGAAGCATTTCGTCTGCTCCACGCGATACCCGCTTCCGACCGGGCCCAGGATTTTCTGTCTCTGCAGATTGCCCGTTCAAATCGAGTGGCACCTGCTGACTGGGATGGGACAATCCGCTTCGATTCCAAGTAA
- a CDS encoding serine/threonine protein kinase, translated as MNDPESKDQADCPGDSSLESQNVQAPSGDLEDSLEKTLRQSPAEREQAAHLSKDRLSLPAKVPGYLMVRSLGEGSYGSVWLAQEENTGKYVAIKFYTYRRGLDWSLLNREVEKLAELYTSRNIISLQGVGWNSDPPYYMMEYLENGSLASFLDAGPLPVPEAVRIAKTVLQALVHAHGRGILHCDLKPANVLLDDNYEPRICDFGQSRLSDEQSPSLGTLYYMAPEQADLQAVPDARWDVYALGALLYHMLSGKAPYRTAENEQAIRQLETLEEKLEAYRELIRKAPRPAEHRKVKGIDRRLVDIIDRCLETDPRNRFPNAQAVLSSLVQREQYRARRPLIALGIIGPLLLVLGVIPVAGAAVNQMVSQFRENLTARALKGDLISANLLSQNVEHDLQDRQVQLVELSERTLLRDMMERVQDPQDDESESLESYGEIAEYLQHEKDMVDEKRESLQREKDASWFLVNAQGIQVWRDPPRPTIGQDFSHRDYFHGHGTEYEKGHAPDSVEPIQRPYICQVFKSDASNQWMVAVVVPIWDLQHERVLGILGRTTHLDQLLTGYDESIRGDSEKIGDRKIALIDNRDGKVLAHPRMTAENLRPLSRDEVDQLVLKGEHFDQLKLFKLTEKKQNRGPLPAVISDYHDPVEAVFSDDPQDNLWLAAFAPVGNTGWTAVVQERRGLALRPVVEMKRWLIEYGLIVLVTSCLLIFTVWYFVMRVLTERRGWDWSRHQSEKKSDTETTVSN; from the coding sequence ATGAATGATCCAGAATCAAAAGATCAGGCAGACTGCCCCGGCGATTCCAGTCTGGAGAGCCAAAATGTGCAGGCACCTTCAGGGGACCTGGAAGATTCACTGGAAAAAACACTGAGGCAGAGCCCCGCTGAACGTGAGCAGGCGGCCCATCTGAGTAAGGATCGACTGTCACTGCCTGCGAAGGTCCCCGGTTATCTGATGGTTCGTTCTCTGGGGGAAGGATCCTATGGTTCGGTCTGGCTGGCTCAGGAAGAAAATACAGGGAAATATGTGGCGATCAAGTTCTATACGTATCGCCGGGGTCTGGACTGGTCGCTGCTGAACCGGGAAGTTGAAAAACTGGCAGAGCTTTATACCTCGCGGAATATTATCAGCCTGCAGGGAGTGGGTTGGAACAGTGATCCCCCCTACTACATGATGGAGTACCTGGAAAACGGATCGCTGGCATCGTTTCTGGATGCGGGACCGTTGCCGGTTCCTGAGGCCGTGCGCATCGCCAAAACAGTATTGCAGGCACTGGTGCATGCGCATGGGAGAGGGATTCTGCACTGCGATCTGAAGCCGGCGAATGTTCTGCTGGATGACAATTATGAGCCCCGAATTTGTGATTTCGGGCAGTCCCGTCTGTCTGACGAACAGAGCCCTTCCCTGGGAACGCTTTATTACATGGCTCCCGAACAGGCAGATTTGCAGGCGGTTCCCGATGCCCGCTGGGACGTCTATGCGCTGGGAGCATTGCTCTATCACATGCTGTCCGGCAAGGCGCCTTACCGGACAGCTGAGAATGAGCAGGCCATTCGCCAGCTGGAGACACTGGAGGAGAAACTCGAAGCCTACCGGGAATTAATCCGTAAAGCCCCCCGCCCTGCGGAACATCGCAAAGTCAAAGGGATCGACCGTCGTCTGGTTGATATTATCGATCGATGTCTGGAAACAGATCCCCGCAATCGATTTCCAAATGCGCAGGCCGTTTTGAGCAGTCTTGTCCAGCGTGAGCAGTATCGTGCCCGTCGTCCTTTAATTGCACTGGGAATCATCGGACCTTTATTGCTGGTGCTGGGAGTGATTCCGGTGGCGGGGGCTGCGGTGAATCAGATGGTCTCTCAGTTTCGTGAAAACCTGACAGCGCGGGCATTGAAGGGAGATCTGATCTCAGCCAACCTGCTGTCACAAAACGTGGAGCACGATCTTCAGGATCGTCAGGTACAGCTGGTAGAATTATCTGAGCGAACTCTGCTGCGTGATATGATGGAAAGAGTACAGGATCCCCAGGATGACGAATCAGAGAGCCTGGAGAGCTACGGCGAAATTGCAGAATACCTGCAACATGAAAAGGATATGGTGGATGAGAAGCGTGAATCACTGCAGCGGGAAAAAGATGCCAGCTGGTTTTTAGTGAATGCCCAGGGGATCCAGGTCTGGCGTGATCCACCCCGCCCGACTATCGGCCAGGACTTTTCTCACCGGGACTACTTTCACGGGCATGGGACCGAATATGAGAAAGGCCATGCACCTGATTCCGTGGAGCCGATTCAGCGTCCGTATATCTGCCAGGTCTTCAAAAGTGATGCCTCCAATCAATGGATGGTGGCGGTGGTAGTTCCGATCTGGGATTTGCAACATGAGAGAGTATTGGGAATTCTGGGCCGCACGACCCATCTGGATCAGTTGCTCACAGGATATGATGAGAGTATTCGCGGCGATTCTGAGAAAATCGGAGACCGGAAAATCGCACTGATTGATAACCGGGATGGAAAGGTGCTGGCTCACCCTCGAATGACTGCAGAAAACCTGCGTCCCCTGAGCCGGGATGAGGTCGACCAGCTGGTACTCAAAGGTGAGCACTTTGATCAGCTGAAATTATTTAAACTGACAGAGAAGAAGCAAAATCGTGGCCCGTTGCCAGCAGTGATCAGCGATTATCACGATCCGGTAGAGGCGGTCTTTTCCGATGATCCTCAGGATAATCTTTGGCTGGCTGCTTTCGCACCGGTGGGAAATACGGGATGGACGGCTGTCGTTCAGGAACGACGGGGGCTGGCGTTGCGGCCGGTTGTCGAGATGAAACGCTGGTTGATTGAGTACGGGTTGATTGTGCTCGTCACGAGTTGCCTGCTGATCTTCACGGTATGGTATTTCGTAATGCGGGTTTTGACCGAGCGGCGCGGCTGGGACTGGTCTCGTCACCAGTCGGAAAAGAAATCGGATACGGAGACAACGGTTTCGAATTGA
- the gyrA gene encoding DNA gyrase subunit A, translated as MATDNGEEPNIDPNIKHLDIQDEMRDSYLTYAMSVIISRALPDARDGLKPSQRRILVAMNDLNLGASSSRVKCAKISGDTSGNYHPHGDGSIYPTLVRLGQEWVMRNVLIDKQGNFGSLAGLPPAAMRYTEARLAPVAAEMLDDINRNTVDFVPTYDQRNDEPVVLPSKFPNLLVNGSSGIAVGMATSIPPQNMGEACEAVKLLIDNPDATIDDILQVMPGPDFPTGGIICGRYGIRKGYATGRSTITLRARTHFETEKQSDVIVITEIPYMETRDRIREKLELLVRDDRVKGISRIVDLTDRNVPPWKVHLQIILKRDADKEVVLAQLFKFSPLQTTFSIILLALVGNRPETLSIKELIQQFILHRIDVIRRRTEFLLAEARKRKHTVEGLMIAQIDIDEVIKTIRNSPSRAEAKISLQGMQVDGKLIERALGEEGFKEYQNEQGVHEYYTLSANQAEAIVSMQLGSLANLEREKLADEHRELLKAISEYLYLLSDEDHIRAVIRDDMLHLQEKYADKRRTDISDEELTDVNRDDLIAEEPMVVTLSQRGYIKRTQLNTYQAQNRGGKGIRGAKVDEEDPIEHLFVASTHSYLLFITNRGRVYWSKVYDLPLQGRTAKGRALVNLLSLQEDETVSNCVSVREFDEERFLVMATRNGIIKKSPLSAYSRVQRGGIIAIKLDEDDELVEALIVSPGEDLLLATSDGMAIRFAQSDARSMGRNTRGVKGIKLSKSGHVIGMVIADPRYCLLTVCENGHGKRTPFGFIPASEEDEDQDEQTETDEELSTAESDTDEDADDEQETRSGMQYRRQKRGGKGIRDIRTSARNGQAVDIISVAEDDEILMVTRSGKIQRIRGCEISQVGRNTQGVRVITLDDNDKLVSLARIPAEIVVDSENEPTDADTEVDADTESPETENESNSAQDTPGDQE; from the coding sequence TTGGCCACCGATAACGGCGAAGAGCCAAACATTGACCCGAATATCAAGCATCTGGACATTCAGGATGAAATGCGGGACAGTTACCTCACCTATGCGATGAGTGTAATTATCAGCCGCGCCCTGCCTGACGCTCGCGATGGTCTCAAACCCTCACAGCGTCGTATTCTGGTCGCCATGAACGATCTGAACCTGGGAGCCAGTTCATCCCGGGTAAAATGCGCAAAGATTTCCGGTGACACCAGCGGTAACTATCACCCCCACGGGGATGGTTCAATTTATCCTACCCTGGTCCGTCTGGGGCAGGAATGGGTCATGCGGAATGTCCTCATCGACAAGCAGGGGAACTTCGGCTCTCTGGCCGGCCTGCCTCCCGCAGCCATGCGTTACACCGAAGCCCGACTGGCCCCCGTCGCGGCAGAGATGCTGGACGACATCAACCGCAATACCGTCGACTTCGTGCCGACTTATGACCAGCGGAACGATGAGCCGGTCGTGCTCCCCTCGAAGTTTCCGAACCTGCTGGTTAACGGTTCCAGCGGGATTGCCGTCGGTATGGCAACCAGTATTCCTCCCCAGAACATGGGTGAGGCCTGCGAAGCCGTCAAACTGCTGATCGACAATCCTGACGCGACCATCGACGACATTCTGCAGGTCATGCCAGGCCCCGATTTCCCGACCGGGGGAATCATCTGCGGACGATACGGCATTCGCAAAGGATACGCCACCGGACGTTCCACCATCACACTGCGGGCTCGTACTCACTTCGAAACTGAAAAACAGTCCGATGTGATTGTGATTACGGAAATTCCTTACATGGAAACCCGTGACCGCATTCGTGAAAAACTGGAACTGCTGGTCCGCGACGACCGGGTCAAAGGAATTTCCCGCATTGTGGACCTTACCGACCGCAATGTGCCCCCCTGGAAAGTCCATCTGCAGATCATTCTCAAGCGGGATGCTGACAAGGAAGTGGTGCTCGCGCAGCTCTTCAAGTTCTCACCACTGCAGACCACATTCAGTATCATCCTGCTCGCGCTGGTCGGGAACCGTCCCGAAACCCTCTCGATCAAGGAACTGATCCAGCAGTTCATCCTGCACCGCATCGACGTGATCCGTCGTCGGACTGAATTCCTGCTGGCTGAAGCCCGCAAGCGGAAACACACGGTCGAAGGTCTGATGATCGCTCAGATCGATATTGATGAAGTCATCAAAACCATCCGTAACTCACCCAGCCGTGCCGAAGCCAAAATCAGCCTGCAGGGCATGCAGGTCGATGGAAAACTTATTGAACGGGCACTGGGTGAAGAGGGATTCAAAGAATACCAGAACGAGCAGGGGGTTCACGAATATTACACCCTCTCCGCAAATCAGGCCGAAGCCATTGTTTCGATGCAGCTCGGTTCACTGGCCAACCTGGAACGGGAAAAACTGGCCGACGAACACCGCGAACTGCTGAAAGCAATCTCCGAATACCTGTACCTGCTCTCGGACGAAGACCATATTCGCGCGGTGATTCGCGACGATATGCTCCACCTGCAGGAAAAGTATGCAGATAAACGCCGGACCGACATCAGTGACGAAGAACTGACTGACGTCAACCGGGATGATCTGATTGCTGAGGAACCGATGGTCGTCACGCTTTCACAACGCGGCTACATCAAACGGACTCAGCTCAATACTTATCAGGCTCAGAACAGAGGCGGCAAAGGAATCCGCGGCGCTAAAGTCGATGAGGAAGACCCCATCGAGCACCTGTTCGTCGCCAGTACTCACTCTTACCTGCTGTTCATCACGAATCGCGGGCGGGTTTACTGGTCCAAGGTCTACGATCTGCCGCTTCAGGGCCGCACCGCCAAAGGCCGGGCACTGGTCAACCTGCTTTCACTACAGGAAGATGAAACCGTTTCCAACTGTGTCTCTGTCCGGGAATTCGATGAAGAACGCTTCCTGGTCATGGCCACCCGTAACGGTATCATCAAAAAATCGCCTCTGTCCGCTTACAGCCGGGTACAACGGGGCGGGATTATTGCGATCAAACTCGATGAAGATGATGAACTCGTCGAAGCTCTGATCGTCTCCCCGGGAGAAGACCTCCTGCTGGCAACCTCTGACGGCATGGCAATCCGTTTTGCCCAGTCGGATGCACGCAGCATGGGACGAAATACCCGCGGCGTAAAGGGCATCAAGCTGTCTAAATCTGGTCACGTGATCGGCATGGTCATCGCGGATCCTCGATATTGCCTGCTGACAGTTTGTGAGAATGGACACGGGAAGCGCACTCCTTTCGGCTTCATTCCAGCTTCAGAAGAGGATGAAGATCAGGACGAGCAGACCGAGACAGACGAAGAACTCTCAACTGCTGAAAGCGATACCGACGAAGATGCTGATGACGAACAGGAAACCCGCAGTGGTATGCAATATCGTCGACAGAAACGCGGCGGTAAGGGAATTCGCGACATCCGCACATCGGCACGCAACGGTCAGGCGGTCGACATCATCTCTGTCGCGGAGGACGATGAGATTCTGATGGTAACCCGCAGTGGGAAAATTCAACGTATTCGAGGCTGCGAAATCAGTCAGGTCGGTCGAAATACTCAGGGTGTGCGAGTGATCACACTGGACGATAACGACAAACTGGTCTCCCTGGCCCGAATTCCGGCAGAGATCGTAGTCGACTCAGAAAACGAGCCCACGGATGCAGACACAGAAGTGGATGCGGATACCGAGTCTCCGGAAACGGAAAACGAAAGCAACAGCGCTCAAGACACCCCTGGCGACCAGGAATAA
- the rfbB gene encoding dTDP-glucose 4,6-dehydratase produces MKRILVTGGCGFIGSNFIRLQLSEYPEIEVTNLDKLTYAGNLENLKDFESHSGYQFVKGDITDPEVVNSLLDSVDFDAVINFAAESHVDRSILDSGPFIQTNIVGTQVLLDAARKHEVNRYVQVSTDEVYGSLGPEGLFTEQTPIAPNSPYSASKAAADLLVRSYVNTFGFPAIITRCSNNYGPYQFPEKLIPLFISNAQEGKSLPIYGEGTNVRDWIHVMDHCRGIDAALRKGEPGQVYNFGGHAEMQNIEITKLLLKLLDKPESLIEYVTDRPGHDLRYAIDCSKAESELGWKVETDFQAGLKETIDWYLDNPEWVNRIRTGKYREYYEQQYGTRLKS; encoded by the coding sequence ATGAAACGGATTTTAGTAACAGGCGGATGTGGTTTTATCGGATCAAACTTTATCCGTTTACAATTATCTGAGTATCCGGAGATTGAAGTCACCAATCTCGACAAACTCACCTATGCCGGCAATCTTGAAAACCTCAAAGATTTTGAATCGCACTCCGGCTATCAGTTTGTCAAAGGGGACATTACTGATCCGGAAGTGGTAAATTCCCTGCTGGACTCCGTCGACTTCGACGCCGTCATCAACTTTGCTGCAGAATCACACGTTGATCGCAGCATTCTGGATTCCGGACCATTCATCCAGACGAACATCGTCGGAACACAGGTTCTGCTCGATGCAGCCCGCAAACATGAAGTCAACCGGTACGTCCAGGTCTCCACTGACGAAGTCTATGGCAGTCTCGGTCCAGAAGGACTGTTCACAGAACAGACTCCGATCGCACCGAACAGTCCCTATTCTGCCTCCAAAGCCGCCGCTGACCTGCTGGTTCGCAGTTATGTAAATACGTTCGGCTTCCCTGCCATTATCACTCGCTGTTCCAATAATTACGGTCCCTATCAGTTCCCTGAAAAACTGATTCCTCTGTTTATCTCTAACGCCCAGGAAGGTAAATCGCTGCCGATCTACGGTGAGGGAACCAACGTACGCGACTGGATTCACGTAATGGACCATTGTCGGGGAATCGATGCTGCTCTCAGAAAAGGTGAACCCGGTCAAGTTTACAACTTCGGCGGTCACGCAGAGATGCAGAATATTGAAATTACGAAACTGCTTCTCAAACTTCTGGACAAGCCCGAATCTTTAATTGAATACGTCACAGATCGCCCCGGACATGACTTACGTTATGCGATCGACTGCAGCAAAGCGGAATCTGAACTGGGATGGAAAGTGGAAACAGACTTTCAGGCAGGTCTCAAAGAGACCATCGACTGGTATCTGGACAACCCCGAGTGGGTCAACCGGATCCGCACTGGAAAGTATCGCGAATACTATGAACAGCAGTATGGAACCCGTCTGAAATCCTAA